A DNA window from Castanea sativa cultivar Marrone di Chiusa Pesio chromosome 7, ASM4071231v1 contains the following coding sequences:
- the LOC142643108 gene encoding uncharacterized protein LOC142643108 has product MEADALAKAASAGGVMDECDKVQYMPSIDLLDIQQIGGGINWMSPIIIYLKDGRLLEDRDEARKLEVKAAKYVLINEVLYKRGFSQPYLRCLAQDESNYVLRKVHEGACGNHLRASSLVHKVVHAGYYWPTIQAEAKAYVKVCN; this is encoded by the coding sequence atggaagcagatgccttggcgaAAGCAGCTTCGGCAGGAGGAGTTATGGACGAGTGTGACAAAGTCCAATACATGCCGAGCATTGACCTCCTAGATATACAGCAAATAGGAGGAGGAataaattggatgagtccaataataatctatcttAAGGATGGAAGGCTCCTAGAAGACAGGGACGAGGCTAGGAAGTTGGAAGTCAAGGCTGCGAAGTACGTCCTTATAAATGAAGTTCTATACAAACGGGGCTTTTCTCAGCCCTACCTAAGGTGCCTGGCTCaggacgagtcaaactatgtacTAAGAAaggtccatgaaggagcatgtgggaaTCACTTGAGAGCAAGCtcactagtccataaggtcgtccatgcaggctactactggcctacaattCAAGCAGAAgctaaggcttatgtcaaggtgtgtAACTAG